The sequence GCCTGGAGAAGAACATCAGTTTTTTGATGATCTCGCGGGTATACAGGGAGGCCTTGATTATCCGCTCCAGGTCTTCTTCTTGTTGTGGTTTAAGCATCCCCCCTTTTTTAATTAATTGGGAAAACCCAAGAATCCTCCCCAGTGGTTCGTTAAGTTCATGGGCAATGCCAGCCGTAAGCTCACCGATTAGTGCAAGGCGCTCCACATGCTGCAACTGTACCTGAAGGGACTTCCGTTCTTCCTCGATGATGGTGCGCTTGGCCACCAGGCTGAGTTCCCGGGCAATGGCCCGAAGTAAACTCCTTTCCTCTTTTAAAAAAGGTTGTTTTACGTTAACGGTCGCGTGGCCCCTGTAGCCAACCGCCACCGATCCCTTTTGTTTGCCGTCAACTTTTATGGGCTCCGACAAGGTATGCTTTGCATGCCCGAATTTTGAAGTCTTGAATTGTGATTTTGAAAGGGTGATCTTTGCTTCTGCCAGTCTGGGGTACTGCAACGCGGCAGGCAAAATGCTCAGGGTTTTGGTGGCCACGCTTTTAAAATCGTTTTTTGATTGCAGGGCTATTCGGGAGAGCTCGTAAAGGCACTTGAGTTCTTTAATGCGCTCCTTTAATTTAAGTTCCGTGGTGCTCTTTGCCATAATTTTCATGCAATTTAGAAGGTGGTAAAATGGATAAAGGGATACCTCCCATTAAAATGAAAATTACCGGGTAAAAATTCCTCATTGCGGCAATATTCCTCGCCTGTTTCCTGGTTTTTCGTCATAATTGGCTTCTATTGGCCCATTTTGCGTTTGGCATGGATTTAGCCATAAGGAGTGGAAAAGTTTTGGGGCTAAAGACAGCCCCAGGCCCTAGAATATTGATGATGACGACAGGACAAAAAAGGATTGTTACGCTCGAGGATTACAACCGGTTGATGCAGCTCATAGAACCGCTTCGCGTGAAGCGCGAAATGCCCTTGCATGTGGAACATTTGCTCGCGCGGCTGGGAAATGCCGAATTGGTGGACCAACAGGAGGTAGGCAAGAACATTATTACCATGAACACCAAAATGTTGTTGAAAAACCTTTCCAATGGGAGAGAGGCCCAAATCACCCTGGCCTACCCCAAAGAGGCGAATCATTTGAACTCCAGGATTTCAATATTTTCGGATATAGGCGTATCCCTTTTGGGCAGCAAAAGGGGCGAGGTAGTAACATGGCAGACTCCCGTGGGACAGGGCCAGTTTTGTGTGGAAGAGGTACTGTACCAGCCAGAGGCCGCCAAAGAATTCCAGCTTTAGACTAGATTGTAAGGGGTTTAAGGATAAAGCGGGTTAGGTTGCCCCGGAGGGCGAAAGTTCTCCGGGGCTTTTTTTTGCCATTGCCATCACAGGTTTTGGCCTATGTCTTGCGTTATTAATTGCAGCATTTGTCTGCAATGGAAACCGCTTGGGAAATGATATCAAGCCCTTCGTCCACCTGGCTTTTGTTGATGATAAGGGGAGGGGCAATAAAAATATAATTCCAGCGCACCAGGGTGAACATGCCCAACTCCCGGATTTTGGCCACTATTTTGGTGGTCACTTCCATTTGGCCAGGGCCTGCGTTCCATGGCGTTACCGGTTCTTTGGTTTTCCTGTCTTTCACCAATTCAATGCAACCGAGCAAGCCTGTGTTTCGGAAATCGCCAATGCTGGGGTGTTTTGCTTTTAGTTTTTCCACCTGCCCTTCCATGTACTTGCCCATGGCCACGGCATTGTCAAAGAGGCCATCGCTCTCGTAAATGCCCATTACGGCCAATGCGGCCGCACAGGATAGGGGATGGGCGGAGTAGGTCAGCCCAAGGGGCAGGGCTTTTTCGTCAAAATGATGGGCAATTTTATCGCTTACGAGCACTCCTCCCAGGGGAAGGTACCCTGACGTGAGCCCTTTTGCCATGCAAATAATGTCCGGCACCACCCCATGGTTGTCCACGCCAAACCATTTGCCGGTGCGGCCAAAGCCACTCATGACCTCGTCCGAAATGGTAAGGATACCGTACTTATCGGCAATGGCCTTTACCTTTTTCCAATAGCCCGGAGGGTACTTGATGCAGCCGGAAGAACCCGACTCGCCTTCCAGCAGGATGGCCGCCACGCTGTCGGGGTTTTCGTAATTCACTATTTGCTCCATGTGCGCGGCCGCCCGCTCGCCACATTCTTCAGGGGTGCTGCTGTACCAGGGGCACCGATAGTAGTAGGGGTTTTCCACGTGAATGAAATTAGGGGCCTGGTGGGTGCCCACCGGGTGTTTGCGCGGGTCGCCACCTGCCGAGAATGCCCCGTGCGTGGCGCCATGGTACGACCGGTAGAGCGAAATTATCTTTGCCCTGCCCGTATATACCCTGGCGATCTTTATGGCATTTTCGATGGCCTCGGCACCCCCCAGGGTGAAAAAAGTTTTGTTCAGCCCTTCCCCCGAAACCCCGGCAATCTTTTTTCCCAGCTTGCCCCGGACTTCCGTGGCCGCGGCCGGCACAACGTAGCCCACCTCGTTCATTTGCCGTATGATGGCCTCATTTACCCTTTTGTCGCCATGGCCAATGTTCACGTTCATCAATTGAGATGAAAAATCAATTATTCTTTTTCCATTGGCTTCATGCAGGTAAACACCTTCGGTTTTGACTATGTTAAGGGGATTGAGGCCGGCCTGTTTCGTCCATGCAAACAGGGTGTGTTTGAGGTTGTCCTGAAAAGCAGTTGGGGCCATAGGTGTGTGGGGTTTTGTTTACTGAAACTTATTTTAAAAGGGCGCTCGTTTTCCGAAATTTATAAAAGGAAAACCGGAACTTGTGGGCCTCCATTGTTATTTATGTAATGGCAATGGGGGAAGGTGCATACTAGAGGGGTTTCACCTTGAAATGACTGTGGTGCCCATATGGTGGAAAAACGGAGGGTGGGGTTTTCCTTTCATCGCAGGCCTGGATTTTTAAATTTGTAAGGAATGGGCAAGGAAAAGGTATATGCTTTTGAGGGCAGGCTAGCCACCACCCATGGCCGCATTTCCCATACCATTATCGTGGTGCCGGACCACATAATTGAATCCCTACCGGTATCGGGCAGGGTGCGGACGAAGGGGACGGTCAATGGCACGCCCTTTGCCCTGGCGATCCAGCACAAAAAGGTTGGGTCCCGGTATTTTATGGTAGGCGGGCCATTGCGCAGGGAGGCCAGGTTACGGTCGGGCGATCCCGTGAAAGTTTCCTTTTGGTTGGTGGATCCGGAACAGGTGGACATACCTGAGGAATTGGCCGCTGTCCTAAGCCAGGATGAAGAAGGGGCTAAAGTTTGGAAGGCGTTTACACCGGGCGAACAGCGTGGGCTATGCCATTACGTCAACTCCGTTAAAAATGTGGACAGCAGGATAAAAAGGGCTTTGAAAATTGTGGGGAAAGCAAAGGCCCGCCAGCTTCACCTGCAAAAGCAGAAACAAAAAAAGCCCTGACGGCTTGGCGTCCCCGATACTGCCCATTCATGTATTTTATTGTTTGCCCCTGCAAAACATAACTTAAATTAGGCCCTAAACACATTTCATCATGAAGAAATCCATTCTCCTTTTCCTTTGCCTGGCCATATTTAGCTACACCGAGGCGCAGCGCAAAAAAAGCAAGTCAGCCGCAGCACCGGCTCCCGCCAAAACCACCACCCTGGATGACCACTTTGCCCCGTTGGTATGGCGAAGCATAGGGCCCTACCGGGGCGGAAGGTCGGTGGCCGCGGTAGGCGTGGTAGGCGACCCCCTTACCTATTATATGGGCAATACCGGGGGAGGGGTTTGGAAAACGAAAGATGCCGGGGTGACCTGGAACAATATTTCTGACGGTTATTTCAAAACCGGTTCTGTGGGGGCCATTGCGGTTGCCGACAGTGACCCCAACGTGGTTTATGTTGGAATGGGGGAACACGCCCCCCGCGGGGTAACCACCTCCTATGGCGATGGTGTTTACAAATCCACCGATGCGGGAAAGACCTGGAAGCATATGGGCCTTGAATTGACCCGCCATATTTCCGACATAAGGGTACATCCCAACAACCCCGACATTGTGTATGTGGCCGCACAAGGTGCCCTGCATGGTGCCGCCCCGGAACGGGGGGTGTACAAATCCACAGACGGAGGGGCAACCTGGAACAAGGTTTTGTATGTGGACGAGAACACGGGTTGTTCCGACCTCAGCATGGACATGACGAACCCCCGTATTTTGTACGCGGCCATGTGGGACCACAGAAGGCTCCCCTGGCAGGTAATAAGCGGGGGCAAGGGAAGTGGCCTGTACAAATCCACCGATAGTGGGGCGACCTGGGAAAAAATAGAGGAGGGATTGCCCAAGGAGCTGGGCAAAATGGGCGTTTCCGTTTGCCGTTCCAACCCTGACAAAGTATATGCCCTCGTGGAGAGCGATACGCAAAAAGAGCTTGGCGGACTATTTGTTTCCCACAATGGAGGCAAAAGCTGGGACCGCATCAGCAAAGACCACCGGTTGACACAGCGCGCCTGGTATTACATTGAGGTAATTGCCGACCCCCAGAACGAGAACATTGTATATGTACTCAATTCGCCCGGGCTAAAGTCCATTGACGGTGGCAAAACGTGGACACGCTTGTCGGGGACACATGGCGACTACCATGACCTGTGGATCAACCCTGACAACAACCAAAACCTGATTATTTCCAACGATGGGGGTGCCGCCATTTCCGTCAACCAGGGCACCACCTGGTCCACCCAAAGCAACATGCCCACTGCCCAGTTTTATAGGGTCAACACCGACAACCTGTTCCCCTACCATGTGTACGGTGGCCAGCAAGACAATTCTTCGGTGAAGATACAAAGCCGCAATGTGGGAGGGTATGCCATTGACGAACACAACTGGCAATCGTCTGCAGGGGGCGAAAGCGCTTTTCTCGCCTTCGATCCTGAAAACCCCAGGTATGTAATGGGCGGAAGCTACCAGGGAACCATAGAGTTGTTGGATTACCAAACTGGGGAAGGAAAGGGTGTGATGATCGCCCCCATTCAGTACCAGGCCCTTCAGCCAAAAGACATGAAATACAGGTTTAACTGGAATGCGCCTATTGTGTGGTCCAAACATGAAAATGCCTTTTACCATGGTGGCAACCACCTGTTGAAAACAAAGGACATGGGGCGGTCTTGGCAGGAAATATCACCTGACCTCACGCGTCATGACGAGGGCAAGCTGGGGATGAGCGGTGTGCCCTATACCAATGAAGGGGCAGGGGGCGAAAACTACGGGACCCTTGCCTACATCAAAATCCACCCCAACGAGAAAGGCGTGATCTGGACGGGAAGCGATGATGGGCTGGTGTACCTTACACGGGATGAGGGCAAGACATGGACAAACGTGACCCCTGCCGGGTTGCAGGAATGCCTGATCAACAGTATTGAAGTTTCCCCACACGACAATGCCACCGCCTACATTGCCACTACCCGGTATAAGTTCAACGATTTTACCCCGGCCATTTACAAAACCACCGACTATGGAAAATCCTGGACAAATATTTCCAACGGTATTCCTTATGGTGCCTTTACCCGTGTGGTACGGGAGGACGATGTGCGGAAGGATTTGCTATATGCCGGCACGGAGACCGGGTTTTACATTTCATATGATGGCGGCAAGAACTGGAGTGCCCTGCAGTTGAACTTGCCAGTGGTGGCGATTACGGACATGATGATACGGCAAGGCGACCTCGTGGTGTCCACGCAAGGGAGGGCTTTCTGGATTTTGGACGATCTTGGGTTGTTGCGCCAATATAACCCCTCTGTTTCCGGGCTGCAACTTTTTCAGCCTGACGATGCCGTTAGGGTATCTGGAAGAAGTGCCTTTGACAAGGTGCTGGAAGATGAGGATGTGGAACAAAGCGCGCCCTCAGGAACCAATGCGCCTACAGGCGTTGTGATGTACTACACCCTGCCTGACGGTGTGAAAGATGCCGATGAGGTGACGCTGAAAATCATGGATGCAAATGGCGACCTGGTAAGGGCCTATTCATCGGAAAAAGACAAGGATTTTGTTTCGTACCCCGGTGGCCCCCAGGCCGACCCGGTATTGCCCAAGAAAGCAGGCATGAACCGGTTTGTTTGGGACATGCGCTATCCCACCGTTCTGGGTGCCCCCAAGGTATTTATCGAAGGGAGCTACAGCGGGCACAAGGCATCGCCTGGAAAATACCAGGCCACCCTAAAGTTGGGGGGCCAGGAACGCACCGTTTCCTTCAACATCCTGCCGCACCCCGGCATTGAAGCCACGGCCGCGGAATACCAAGACCAGCATGTGACCATGTCGGCCATTGAAAAAGCCTTAAATGAAATCCATGGGGACGTAAACCGGATCGCTTCTGCCCGCGAACAAATCAATGGTTTGATCAAGATACTGAAAGGGAAGCCCGGCACGAAGGAGGTTGTGGAGGCAGGCCAGGCATTGGTGAAGAATATGGAGGAGTGGGATGCGAAGTTGGTACAGCGAAAAGCGGAGAGCAATGATGACATCATCAACTTTGTGAACATGCTGAGCGCGGATTACATTTTCCTTAAGGGGGAGTTGGATACCAATATTCCTTATGTGACACAGGGGGTAAAAGACCAACTGAAGGCCCTGGACGCGCGGTGGCAGCCGCTTAAGGCCCAATACGATTCATTTGTGCAGAAGGAAATCGTGGCATTCAACAACCAGTGCCATGCGGCCAACATAGGCAAGGTTACCCTGCCAGAATAATAGTTAGCGGTTATTTTTCATGTTAGGTTAAATTCGCAAAAGCCACCCAGGGGAAACCCGGGTGGCTTTTGTTTTAATGACATGTTGTTTCTAAAACACCGTGGGGATTAACTTGCCAGCACATATGAGGGGCGGCTTGTTCAATTTTCCTTTTGCACAATGCTTATCTGCCCGTTGTTGCCTGCCACAATTATAAGCGTTCCCTTTCTCGCTTTGCGAAGTACATGAAAACCCTCTTCATCGGACAGGGGTTGCCAATGGTTGCCACCGTCAACGGATATATCAATACCGGTGGGGCCAGTGGCCATTAGCGTATTTTTCGATATGAATTCAACACATTCGCGGTAGCCGTGCACGCCCTCTTCAGGGGTGGCCCACGTGGTGCCGCCATCGGTAGAGTACAGGTTGTTGTGGTGGCTTACAGTAGGCTTGGTGTAATCCCCGCCCACAATAATTATCCTGGGCCCGTCAATGGCCACCGAGTATATACCGGTGGTATTTTCCCCTTGCACAATGGGGGGCACAAGGGTGCCCCAGGTGCCACCTTTGTCTTCTGTTGCCCAAAGCCTTGAGGTGATGCCCCCCGTGGCGATAATGGCTTTCTGCCGGCCGGTGCACCTGATGCCAGTACCGCTGGCGGCAAAAGAGGCCTCGCCTTCGTTTAGTGAAGGACGGCTTTGCGGTTCTGACCAGGTAAGGCCTCCGTCACCGGTACGTAGGAGAAGCATTTTTCCATCAATGGCATCGCCAAAAACCAGGCCTTCCTTTTCGTTCCAAAAATCCATCCCATCAATAAAGGCCGCTTCGTTATCGTTGGCATATACGTTTTTCCATGTTTTTCCGCCATCATTCGTCAAGAGAATATTGGCGGGAGAGCCTGCATTGGCCACCAAGGCCCTCTTACCGTCAAAAGCGTAAACGGACCTGATGCTAAAGTTTTCCATCCCCTCGATTTGTGCAAAATCCCATGACTTGGCCCCATCGGTGGAAATCCCTACCCATCCGTTGCTTCCGCCCAGCCAGGCGATTTGGTCGTCCACTACGGACAGGCCCCTAAAAGAAGCACTGTGGTTGTTTTTGACTTTTTTCAGTTGGTAAGGCTGTGCGGGCAGCACAAAGCAAACATGGAGCAGCAATACAACAAAGAATGTTTTCATAAGACCAAGGTACAACTAAATTCACATTTTTGCCTTTCCCTTGTTGGCCAGGCTTTTCGCGCTTTCTTTTTTCAGGCCTGCCTTAAGGGTGTGGGCATAATGCCCGCAGTGGCATTTCCGGAAGCATCGGTTTCAATTTGGCGATGTTATTCTTACATTGGCCTTTGTTGTGGGCAGTGACATTTTTTTGTACCCATTGTGAATGAAACCCTATAAGCTTCCGTCAATCCGCAAGGAGTTTGATTTTAGGCTTGCCGGGAGATGGCTTTTTTATGGCTTGATTGTCGGTATTATCAGTGGCCTTGGTGCGGTGGTGTTCCAAAGCCTACTTCAAATACTTAACGAATACGCCCTGATAGACTGGATGGGCCTTAGCCCCGGCCATCCCGGGGGCGAGGTTCCCTTTTTTAAATTGGCCACGGGGGCGTACAATCCTTTCTTGGTGGTGCTTGTCCCGGCCGTGGGCGGGCTGCTGGCGGGGCTAATTATATATTATTTTGCGCCCGAAGCGGAAGGCCATGGCACCGATGAGGCCATAAAAGCCTTTCACCATAAGCGCGGGGTCATTCGGCCGGCCGTTCCCATTGTAAAATTGTTTGCTTCCATCATTACCATAGGGTCGGGCGGGTCCGGTGGCAGGGAAGGACCTATCGCACAAATTGGCGCAGGCTTCGGAAGTTTCCTGTCCATGCGGTTGGGGTTGGACGTGCGCACGAGGCGCTGGCTGTTGGCCGCGGGCATGGGTGCTGGGATCGGAAGCATATTCAGGGCGCCCCTGGCGGGGGCCATTTTTGCGGCCGAGGTGTTGTACTCCTCTGCCGAAGTGGAGTCTGAAGTGATCCTTCCTGCGGCCGTATCATCCATCATTGCTTACTCGGTTTATTCTTTTCGATTTGGGTTTGACCATATTTTTACCAACGTAGGCCAGCATGGATTTTCCAACCCGTTGGAACTGGTCCCTTATACCCTTGAAGCTTTTGTGCTGGCGTTGGCCGCCCTTCTGTTTGTCAAAACCTTTTATGGGGTAAGGAAACTTTTTGCCGGGTGGGGCATTCCCAAGATACTGAAACCCGCCATAGGGGGAGCTGTCACCGGCCTTATTGCCTTGCTGCTCATTGAGGTGACCCATGATTTTCAATATGTGGTGAGCGTCATGGGCGGTGGATATGGCATCCTGCAGGAGATATTTCAAAACGGGATTGCCCACGTTGGCCTGCTGGTGTTGTTGCTGGTTGGCCTTGGCAAGATAGCCACCACCTCGTTTACCATTGGGGCGGGAGGGAGCGCGGGCGTGTTTGGCCCTTCCATGGTTATAGGCGGTACGCTTGGTGCCGCCTCCGGATATGTGCTGCAGTTCGTATTCCCCGGGCTCACCCTTTACCCTTCTACTTTTGCCATTGTGGGGATGGCCGGCTTTTTTGCCGCTGCCGCCAACACGCCATTGTCCACCATCATTATGGTGAGCGAGCTTACCGGCAACTACGAATTGTTGCTCCCCAGTATGTGGGTATGTTCCATCTCTTATATGGTGGCCCGCAAGTGGAGCATCTACGAAAGCCAGGTTCCCAGCAAAGTGTACTCGCAGGCCCATTACGGTGAATATGCCCATGATATTTTTGAAACAACACTTGTGAACGAAGCCTACAAAAAGGGCAGGAACGTGGACACTTTGCCCCCCGCTACAAAAGGCGAGGAGATCATAAAGCTTATGACGGAAAAGCGGCAGCGTATTTTCCCGGTAGTGGACGAGGAAAAAAACATTGTTGGTACGTTCACCACCACCGATATCACGCGCATGTTGCTCGAAGGAAGGGAGACGGGCGTTACGGCCAGGGACTTGATGCAGGTGGCGCTGCTGGAGATCGGCCCGGGGGAAAGCATTCGCAAGGCCCAACAAGTGATGATGGACAACCAGGTGGAGGAGTTGCTGGTCGTGGACGACCATATGCAGCCGCCTGCCATCCTTGGCGTGGTGACCGCTGCCGATATTATAAGGACCTACAACCGCAAACTCGCGGAGTTGAAATTTGGGAATTCCAGGTCCGAGGCCCTGCCCGGTGACCAGGCCGTGCTGGGCAACCTCACCCTGAAAAATGTTATCGAAAAAGGGTTGATGACGATATCCCCCAATGCCAAGTTGGGGGATCTGGTAAAGGTCATCACCCGGTCAAAGCGCAACATTTTCCCCGTGGTTGACGGGCAAAGGAAGTTTTGTGGCATTGTCCTGCTCAATGAGGTACGGGGGATTATGTTCGATGTGGAAAAATATGATAAAATAAAGGTGGGCGAAATCATGGGCACTCCCCCAGACGTAGTCAACATTGATGATGACATGGGCACGGTGCTGGACAAGTTTGAACGCACCAATGCCTGGAACCTGCCGGTAGTGGACCGCTACGACCGGTACCGGGGGCTGGTCTCCAAGTCCACCATTTTTTCTGCATACAGAAGCCAGTTATTGTTGAGGTCGGAGGCAGGGTGATTTAATTATTTTTTTATGGGATGATGAGGATATGGCGTTGGCAACCAAGTGGAATCAAACCACTCCATAACGAGCTAGGTTAAATATGCCCTTACCTTCAAATTAATCGATTTTTTTACCCCTTCCCAAGTTTGTTTTTTTAGGCTTATGGGATCTTCGCCCCCTTCCGCATCGGCAAAATAGGCAATCGCCTGCGGCACGGTGATCAACAGGTTTTGAGTGGCGTATTTTTCTTTATGAAAGTTCACAAAGTCAGTGACCGGAAAATGATTTAACAATTCTGCTATGTCCCAAAAATCTTTTTTTGTCCCCCTCCCCAATACCGCTTGCACTTTCATGGCTATGATGTCTTCTGTTGAAAACATACGGATGCCATCGATGTGGTTGACGGGCCGTATCAAGGGATGGGGGTGGCGGATCAGATCAACCTTGATGTCATTGACAAAACAGAATATGCCAAAGTTTGGATGGGATGACCTAATGTCAAATGTGTCCTTGAAATTACCTTCAAGCGCCTGGGTTATTTCTTGATTGTCGAAAGTTTTGTTTGAAAATAAATCCAAGTCAATGGATTTCCTATGGCCATATAGAAGTGAGAGTGCGGTGCCACCCACTAATGAAAAATTCATAAGTGCAGGTATCCCCAGAAGCTGCTTCAGTAAGGAAAAGGTATTGGGTTCGACTGTCTTTGTGTGTAGCATCTAAAATCCTCGATAGGTTTGTCAATTACGGCACTGGCCAAGTACAAAGTATGAAGCGGTAGGAATTTTACGTTCAAAAGGACCTCCGCGACTTTCTCATCGCCATAGTACCTCCGGCAGTTTCGGATATCCTCCACATCACCGCGCTCGAATACACGCGCGATCACAAAATCGGCCTTGCTGTCATAGTCAATATTTTCAAAGTCCACATCCCAGAAGATCCGTTTGTGAAATAGGGGCTTGGTGGAAGTTGCCTTGTGTTTAGCAACCGCTTTGTAACTCGTTCTGGGGGCCGTTTTTACTTTCGCTACCAGGCCTTTTTCCAATAGCTGCTTCATCGCCCGGTGCACCATTTGCCTGGAAGTGCCAAGCGTCCCCACCAGGTCGTTTATCCTTACTTCTTTCGAGTTTTCGAGGATTTGCAGGATTTTATCCGCTGTGGACATGGTTTACAGTACTATGTTTACTGTAAACTTAACAATTCTTTTACTGTTATTAAAACCATTACCATTCTGGCTATGGGCGTGAACGATAGTAGGACAGGTAGGTCGGGGGTTCTACAAATTTGGTTACGTTCCCTGTTATCGCTGGGGTAATGGGTAATGAAGGAACCGTATTTCGTAATTGGGAACTATACAGGACAATACATTGAAGAAAGGTTATTCCAAAAGAATGACTTACACATCTGTAATTACATCAAAGTCTTTAAAGCTGCCCACCACGGCAAGACCGGTGACTTTTTTTGCGATGCCTTTCTGCTTTATTTTTCCTGCAATTTGATTCATGGTGGAACCGCTGCCAACGGCATCGTCAATCAACAGCAGGTGTTTGTACTTTACTGTTTCATTTACCGCAAAGGTATGCTCAGCGTTGTTGATCCGCTCTTCTATTTTGCCTAGCGATTTTTGAGGCACCGGTATGATGCCCGATATTTTTTGAATCTTAATTCTTGGCAGGTTTATTTTTAGATGTGTTTCCAGGTATTTCATGATCTGAACTTCCCGTCTTATGGTAGGCGGCACAAATCCAACCGCATTAAACGATTTTGTCTTTATGAGCGTATCTACCCTCGATTTGATTTCGGAGACCATAATTTTCATCAGGAATTTGTTTTGCCCTTGTTTGGCGTAATGCAAAAGGGTGCCCAATCTGGTTTTGCCGAACTGCTCAATGGCGTAAAAGTCCAGGTAATAGATCGCATCCAGGTTTATTTTACTAAAGCCTTTTGTGTTGGCGAGCTTTTCCTTTCCATTGATAAAACCTTTGTCATCGAAATAAGCATCGTATTTGCTTTTTGTTTTTATATACTCCTCAGCTGTTTTCTCAAGGGGTAGATTACGCTGTTTGCACCAGAGGCCAAAAGCTTCAGCGCCTTCCAGCATCTTGCCAATTTCAGTTATCACCAGAAAATTCTTTGAAAGATATTTTAGGGTTTGGGTGTTGGTGATGTTATGGTCTTTGATATCAAAAGTTTTTCCCGGATGTAGCCGGTAGATGGTCTTAGGTGTCCTGCCATATTTTATCACTGCATCTGCTTCCAGCAGTTGATTAAGGGCTACATGGATTGCCTGTTTGGAAACATGCAAGGAATCCACGAATTCTTTCACGCTCAAATCGCCCGATTCTTTTAGCGCAGCCATGATTTTGTCTTTGATTTTCATAGTTGACAATTGACTATCAATAGTCAAAAGTAATGAATGCAATGCTGCTTTGCAGCGTCAATT comes from Flammeovirgaceae bacterium and encodes:
- a CDS encoding chloride channel protein, with the protein product MKPYKLPSIRKEFDFRLAGRWLFYGLIVGIISGLGAVVFQSLLQILNEYALIDWMGLSPGHPGGEVPFFKLATGAYNPFLVVLVPAVGGLLAGLIIYYFAPEAEGHGTDEAIKAFHHKRGVIRPAVPIVKLFASIITIGSGGSGGREGPIAQIGAGFGSFLSMRLGLDVRTRRWLLAAGMGAGIGSIFRAPLAGAIFAAEVLYSSAEVESEVILPAAVSSIIAYSVYSFRFGFDHIFTNVGQHGFSNPLELVPYTLEAFVLALAALLFVKTFYGVRKLFAGWGIPKILKPAIGGAVTGLIALLLIEVTHDFQYVVSVMGGGYGILQEIFQNGIAHVGLLVLLLVGLGKIATTSFTIGAGGSAGVFGPSMVIGGTLGAASGYVLQFVFPGLTLYPSTFAIVGMAGFFAAAANTPLSTIIMVSELTGNYELLLPSMWVCSISYMVARKWSIYESQVPSKVYSQAHYGEYAHDIFETTLVNEAYKKGRNVDTLPPATKGEEIIKLMTEKRQRIFPVVDEEKNIVGTFTTTDITRMLLEGRETGVTARDLMQVALLEIGPGESIRKAQQVMMDNQVEELLVVDDHMQPPAILGVVTAADIIRTYNRKLAELKFGNSRSEALPGDQAVLGNLTLKNVIEKGLMTISPNAKLGDLVKVITRSKRNIFPVVDGQRKFCGIVLLNEVRGIMFDVEKYDKIKVGEIMGTPPDVVNIDDDMGTVLDKFERTNAWNLPVVDRYDRYRGLVSKSTIFSAYRSQLLLRSEAG
- a CDS encoding nucleotidyl transferase AbiEii/AbiGii toxin family protein, with the translated sequence MNFSLVGGTALSLLYGHRKSIDLDLFSNKTFDNQEITQALEGNFKDTFDIRSSHPNFGIFCFVNDIKVDLIRHPHPLIRPVNHIDGIRMFSTEDIIAMKVQAVLGRGTKKDFWDIAELLNHFPVTDFVNFHKEKYATQNLLITVPQAIAYFADAEGGEDPISLKKQTWEGVKKSINLKVRAYLT
- a CDS encoding HTH domain-containing protein, which encodes MSTADKILQILENSKEVRINDLVGTLGTSRQMVHRAMKQLLEKGLVAKVKTAPRTSYKAVAKHKATSTKPLFHKRIFWDVDFENIDYDSKADFVIARVFERGDVEDIRNCRRYYGDEKVAEVLLNVKFLPLHTLYLASAVIDKPIEDFRCYTQRQSNPIPFPY